GTGCCCGCGAAGCCCGCGCGGTAGACGCCGTTGTTGATTGGGTCGTAGATGTCGTCGACGACCTCGTCGATCTCCTCGCGCAGGTGTTCGGGGTAAAGCTCCGTCCCGTTCCCCTCGAAGGCGGTCGCGAACTGACGCATCACCTCGATGGATTCGTTGTTGACGATGGTCTCCGCCTCGCGGTCCCAGAGGACGGGGACGGTCACGCGACCCGTGTAGTTCGGGTCCGCCGCGACGTAAGTCTCGCCCAGATAGTCGTGGCCGCTGATCGAGTCGGCGGTGCAGTCGTCCTTTTGCGGCGTGAACTGCCAGCCCCGGTCGTCGCGGTACGGGTCGACGATATCCATCGAGATGTCGTCTTCCAGGCCCATCAGCGAGCGGACCATCGCCGCGCCGTGTGCCCACGGGCACGCGCGCGAGATGTACAGGTGATAGCGGCCGGACTCGGCGGGGAACTGCTCGGTGCCGAGTTCGTTCCGGAACGTCGTCTCCGAGCGGTCGAACTCGCCGTCGTCGTTGCTGAACTCGTAGGTGTCCGTCTTCCACTCCCCGTCGACGTACATGTTGACCATACGCCGCATTCGCACGCAGACCGTATATGCGTGTGGCGACACGCGTGTCACCAGCCAACAGCATCGTTACGGCGTCGGAGGGGCCGAGACGGGGTTTCGAAGGCTTCAAATGCGTAGTCGGCGTTCTCTCCGATAATATGAGCGACAAGCCTGCCTCGATGTACCGTGACATCGACAAGCCGTCGTACACGCGACGCGAGTACATCACGGGCATCCCGGGTTCGAAAATCGCCCAGTACAAGATGGGCCGCACCGACAAGGACGAAGACGAGTACGAAGTCCAGATTAGCCTCGTCGTCGAGGAAGACGTCCAGATTCGCCACGGCTCGCTCGAGGCCTCCCGCCTCTCCGCGAACCGTCGGATGCTGAAGATCCTCGGCGAGGAGGGCGATTACAAGATGATTCTGCGCAAGTTCCCACACCAGGTCCTGCGCGAGAACAAGCAGGCGACGGGCGCAGGCGCAGACCGTGTCTCCGACGGGATGCGACAGGCGTTCGGCAAGATCGTCGGCACGGCCGCGCGCATCCAGAAGGGCGACCAGCTGTTCACCGCATGGTGTCACCCGGAGGACGCCGACACGCTGAAAGACGCCTTCCGCCGTGCGTACAACAAGGTCACGCCGCCGTGCCGCATCAAGGTCGAGCGCGGACAGGAACTGCTCGTCTCGTAGAGTCGCGGTTTCTCTCGGTTTTCTCTGCCCGGTGAGTTACGACGCTCCGGTTTTGCTTTCGGTCGCTTCGATTTTCCTGTCACGTCCGGCTTGCAAGCCCCGGCGTGTCGCTTACCGACTCTAACTACGTCGGTGAGCACGGCTTGCAAGCCCCGGGGGTGCGGTGTTGTTTCCCCGAAGCCAAGCGTCGAGAGTGTGGCGGTGCTGTCGAGCGCATCTCAAACAGCACGCCAAGCCAACTGGACCGTCGAACGAGAACCGGGCAACCACACCGACCGAAACGCCACACACGGCTGACACCTATGGCCGGTGAGTTCCAAGCGAGGGTATGCGAACGTTCGTCTCCGTTCCACTCGGCGGGCTCTCCGACGCGGTCGCGGACGCACAGACCCCACTCGACATGTCGGGTGTGGACCCGATCGACCCGACGCAGGCGCACGTCACGCTCAAATTTCTGGGCGAGACCGACGACCCCGACGCCGTCGTCGAGGCAATCGAGCGCGCCGTCGCAGCCAGCGAGGTCCAGCCCTTCGACTGCACCGTCGCCGGCTACGGCGTCTTCCCCTCCCTCGAGTACATCTCGGTCATCTGGGCCGGCATCACCGAGGGAAGCGAACAGCTCACCACGCTCCACGAGCACGTCGAACGGGAGACGACGGCGCTCGGCTTCGACGCCGCGGAGCACAACTTCACGCCGCACGCGACGCTCGCGCGGATGCGCGACGCGCGGAGCAAATCCGTGATTCAGGAAGTGGTCGCCGAACGCGACCCGAACGTCGGGACGGTTCGGGTCGACGGCGTCGAACTCACGCAGTCGATGCCCACCGACGGGGGGCCGGAGTACGAGACCGTCGCCGAGGTTCCGCTGTGATTCGGCGCACCTAAACCTATAGACAATCCGATAGGTACAGGCGTCGCGGGGCCGTACCGCCGGCGTGGTCGCGTGGCAGGCGTTCGGACTGGTGTTCGTCGCCGGGCTCGTGACGGCGGTAGCCACGGGACTCGGCGCGCTCCCCTTCTTCCTCGTCAGGGAGGTGAGCCGTCGGCTCAACGTCGCACTCTGGGGGGTCGCGTCGGGCATCATGCTCACGGCGAGCGCGCTCGGTCTCGTTCCCGAGGGGCTGACCCACGGTGGCTGTGTGGCGGTCGTTGCGGGGCTGCTCGCTGGCGTCGTCCTTGTCGTGCTCGCCCACCGGCTGCTCGACGACCACGAGTTCGACCCCGGCGAGTACGAGGCCGCCGACGTGCGCCAGCTCGCGCTCATTCTCGGGGTGTTGACGGTCCACTCCTTCCCCGAGGGGATCGCCATCGGGGTCTCGTTCGCGGCACTGAATCTCGATGCCGGCGTCGTGCCGCCGCTGGCGGTGGCGATGACCGTCGCCATCTCCGTCCACAACATCCCCGAGGGCGTGGCCATCTCGATACCGCTGCGCGAGATGGAGGTCTCCCCGTGGCGGATGGTCGGCTGGTCGGTGTTTTCGAGTCTGCCACAGCCGCTGGGTGCGGTGCTCGCGTTCGCGTTCGTCAGGGTCGCGGCCCCGTTGCTTCCCGTCGGCTTCGGGTTCGCGGCGGGAGCGATGGCGGCGCTGGTGGTTGTCGAGTTCGTGCCCGAGGCGCTGGAGACGGGGAAGCCGCTCGCGCGGAACGGCTACGATGCCTTCGCGGGCGGAACCGCACTCGGCGCGGCGGGGATGTGGCTGCTGTTGGTGGCCGTGTGACTCCGGCGAGAAAGGACAGCGATAAATGCCCGGGCGTCAAATCCTCGTGCACTATGGGTAAGAAGTCGAAGGCGCAAAAGAAGCGACTCGGGAAGCTGGAGCGACAGAACAGTCGCGTGCCGGCGTGGGTCATCATGAAGACCGACCAGGACACCGTCCGCAACCCGAAGCGACGCAACTGGCGGCGTAACGACACGGACGAATGAGCGCGAGCGATTTCGAGGAGCGTGTCGTCACCGTTCCGCTCCGCGACGCGAAGGCGGAAGCGAAGACGGCTCGCGCCGACAAGGCGATGAGCATCGTTCGCGAGCATCTCGCGAAGAACTTCGCCGTCGACGAGGCGGACGTTCGACTCGACCCGTCCATCAACGAGAAAATCTGGGAGCGCGGTCGTGCAAAGCCCCCGTCGAAGCTCCGCGTTCGCGCGGCGCGATTCGACGAGGACGGCGAGACGGTCGTCGAAGCGGAGACCGCATAACGTGCTCCGGGCGGCCCTCTCTGGCTCGTCAGCCGTCGGCGTCTTCGCGCGCGCCACCGACGACGTTCTGCTGGTCCGCCCCGACACGGCCGAGTCACAACGCGAGCAGCTCGGCGAGGAGCTCGACGTGCCCGTGTGTCCGACAACCGTCGCCGGCTCCGGCACCGTCGGCTCGCTCGCGACCGGCAACGAGAACGGACTCCTCGTTTCCAGCAACGTCACCGAGAACGAACTCGACCGCATCGGCGCGGTCACGGAGCTCCCGGTCCACGAGATGCCGGGGAACATCAACGCCGTCGGCAACGTCGTCTTGTGTAACGACGCCGGCGCGTACGTCCACCCGGACCTGACCCGCGAGGCGGTCAGTGCCGTCAAGACGGCCCTCGACGTGCCCGTCGAGCGTGGCACCGTCGCCGACATCAACACCGTCTCGATGGCGGCAGTCGCGACCAACGACGGCGTGCTCTGTCACCCGAAGACGAGCGACGAGACGCTGGATTTCCTCGCGGACCACCTCGATGTCCCCGCCGACATCGGCACTATCAACTACGGCGGCGCGCTCGTCGGCTCGGGGCTCGTCGCCAACGAAGCCGGCTTCGTCTGCGGCGAGTCGACCACCGGTCCGGAACTCGGTCGCATCGAGTCGGCGCTGGGCTATCTGTAGTCGTCGCAGGTCGGAAGGTACTTCCCGCTCGCGCGGTCTTTTCCGGGTATGAGTGAGTACACAGTGAGCGGTCGATTCGTCGCCCGCGATGGGTGGCAGGCGTTCGAGACAGCAATCGAGGCGGAAAACGAGTCGGTCGCGAAGGAGCGGACCTACGCGAACCTCGGCTCCCAGCACGGGCTCAACCGGACCCAAATCGAGATCGACGGGGTGGACGCATGAGCCTCGGTGGTGGCGGTGGCGGCGGCCAGATGCAGGAGATTCAACAGCAGATCGAGGCGATGAACGCGGAAGTCGAGTCCATCGAGGGCGAAATCCAGGACCTGCGCGACGAGCAGTCCGAGATTGATGAGGCCACCGAGGCCATCGACACGCTCGAGGACGACGACACGGTCCAGGTCCCGCTCGGCGGCGACGCGTACGTTCGCGCCAGCATCGAGGACATGGACGAGATAATCGTCTCGCTCGGCGGCGGCTACGCGGCCGAACACGAGCAGGACGACGCCATCGACACGCTCGAGCGCAAGCGCGACTCCATCGACGACCGCATCGAGGAGCTGCAGGAGGAGGTCTCCGAGGTCGAAGCCCAGATTCAGGACCTCGAACAGCAGGCCCAGCAGATGCAACAACAGCAGATGCAGCAGATGCAACAGCAGATGGGCGGGCTCGGCGGCGAGGAAGGCGGCGACGAGGAGTAAGCGATGTTCGACTCCCTGAAGGAGAAGCTCGGCAACTTCAAAGACGACGTCGAGGAGGAAGCCGACGAGCCGGAGCCGGACGCGGAACCCGAAGACGCCGCCGTGGAGTCCGACGGCGATGCCGCCGACGCGCCGGCAGCCGACGCGTCCGAGGAACCGGACGACGCCGGCGACCCGGACGTGAACCCGAAGGGAGATTCGCTCACCGAGCGGGCGAAGCTGTTCGCCTCCGGACAGGCGAAGATAACCGAAGCGGAGCTCGAAGAGCCGCTCGAACAGCTCGAGTTCGCGCTGCTCGAAGGCGACGTGGAGATGAGCGTCGCCCGCGACATCGTCGAGCAGCTGCGCGAGGAGCTGGTCGGGACGGCCCGCGCACAGGTGAAGACGGGTGAAATCGTCGTCGAGGAAGCTATCGGCAACGCTCTGCTCGATGTCATCGACGTGGGCGGGATGGACTTCGACGAGGAGATTGCCGCCCGCGAGAAGCCGGTCACCATCATCTTCACCGGCGTCAACGGCGTCGGGAAGACGACGACGATTGCAAAGCTCGGGAAGTACCTCGACGACCGCGGCTACGACGTGGTGTTGGCGAACGGCGACACCTACCGCGCCGGGGCGAACGAACAGCTCCAGGAGCACGCCGACAACCTCGGCTTAAAGCTCATCAGCCACGAGCAGGGTGGTGACCCGGCGGCCGTCATCTACGACGCCGTCGAGTACGCCGAGGCCAACGAGGTCGACGTGGTGCTCGGCGACACGGCCGGTCGACTCCACACCGCCGACGACCTGATGGCGCAGTTGGAGAAGATCGACCGCGTCGTCGGGCCGGACATGACTATCTTCGCCGACGAGGCGGTCGCCGGACAGGACGCGACCCACCGCGCCAAGCAGTTCAACGACGCGGCGGAGATCGACGGCGTCGTCCTCACGAAGGCTGACGCCGACTCGCAGGGCGGTGCAGCAATCTCGATTGCCGAAGTCACGGGCAAACCAATCCTCTTTCTCGGCACCGGACAGGGGTACGACGACTTGGAGAAATTCGACCCCGAGGTCATCGTCGAGCGGCTGACGGAGTAGCTGCCGAACCTTTTTAGCCGCGTGTGACGCCCGTTCGGGAGATGCACCGCCGAGTACAGCTTCGAGTGGAACGTTCCGGCAGACGTGGCCCAACTGTTCGTCTCTGCGGGCGTGAGCGTCGTCTGGGAGACGGACGCGACCCACTTCGTTGACGACGTGCGCGTCGAGTTCACCTCGCGGTGACGGCTCCACTAGACGCCCTCGGCGCTCGGCGGGAAAAGACGCGTCGCGCGGCTCAGTTGTCGCCGTACTCGCGGCGGTAGCTCTTGAACTCCGTGCGGTGTGCTTCCTCGTCGGCGAGAATCTCGACCGCGAGGTCCTCGGTGACGGGGTCGTCTGCGGCTTCTGCGGCCTTGATGAGCGACCGATACGTCTGGATGGCGTCGTCTTCTGCCTCGATGACGCCGTCGATGACGGAGACCACGTCGGCGGGGTCCTCCGGCGGCTGGAGGCTATCCTGTCGGGCGACGAACTCACCGCTCGCGGGCGGGCGCGCGTCCAGCTGCTTGAGCCGTTCGCCGATCATCTGTGCGTGTTGAATCTCCTCTTGGGTCGCGTCCTGTCGCAGCCCCTCCTTCACCTCCTGTGCGCGGACACCGTCGAGGATGATGCTGTTCGTGAGATAGTTCATGACCGTCTCCATCTCGTCGCTGTACGCCTTTCGGAGTAGCTGGATTACTTCGTCTGACATAATTTTCGAGCGTCGGCGCGTGCCGACTGACAGTGAAACCTATCGCGTGGCCGGCAGATAACCCTACCGCCGCCCCGCCCCGACGGAAAAGGGTTTACCGTGTCGGTAATCTAGGTCACGCAAATGGTACTTGACGACTTGGGGAGTTCACTCCGCGGCAGCTTAGACCAGCTGCGCGGCAAATCCCGCCTCGACGAGGAGGACGTCGAGGACATCGTGAAGGAGATACAGCGGTCGCTCCTCCAGGCCGACGTCTCCGTCGACCTCGTGATGGATCTCTCGGAGGATATCCGCCAGCGCGCACTCGACGAGGAGCCGCCCGGCGGCACCTCCGCGCGCGACCACGTCCTCCGTATCGTCTACGAGGAGCTGGTCGACCTCGTCGGTGAGTCGACGGACCTCCCGCTCGAAGACCAGACAATCATGCTCGCCGGCCTGCAGGGGTCGGGGAAGACGACCACCGCCGCCAAGATGGCGTGGTGGTTCTCGAAGAAGGGGCTGCGTCCGGGCGTCATCCAGACGGACACGTTCCGTCCCGGCGCGTACGACCAGGCGAAACAGATGGCCGAGCGGGCCGAGGTAGAGTTCTACGGCGAGCCGGACAACGACAATCCCGTCGAGATCGCCGAACACGGGATGGAAGAGCTGTCTGACGTGGACGTGCTCATCGTCGACACCGCGGGTCGCCACGCCCTCGAAGAGACGCTCATCGACGAACTCGAACAGATCGAGTCCGTCGTCGAGCCGGACCGGAATCTGCTCGTGCTCGATGCCGCAATCGGGCAGGGCGCAAAAGAGCAGGCCGACCGCTTCGACGGCGCCGTCGGCATCGACGGCGTCGCCATCACGAAACTCGACGGGACGGCGAAGGGTGGTGGTGCCCTCGCGGCCGTCGACCGCACGGACTCCTCGATTGCGTTCCTCGGAACGGGCGAGGAGGTGCAGGACATCGAGCGGTTCGAGCCGGACGGCTTCATCTCGCGGCTGCTCGGGATGGGTGACCTGAAGCAGCTCACCGAGCGCGTCGAGCGCGCGATGGAGGAGACCGGTCAGGACGAGGACGACTGGGACCCCGAGTCGATGATGGACGGGGAGTTCACCCTCCACGATATGCGCAAGCAGATGGAGGCGATGAACAACATGGGGCCGCTCTCGCAGGTGATGGACATGATTCCGGGCCTCGGCGGCGGGCTGAAGGACCAACTCCCGGACGACGCCATGGACGTGACCCAAGAGCGGATGCGCGACTTCGAGGTCATCATGGACTCGATGACCGACGAGGAACTCCAGAACCCCCGCTCGATTTCGAAATCACAAATCGAGCGCATCGCCCGCGGCTCGGGCAAGGAGGAAGAGCAGATTCAGGAACTGCTCGAACAGCACAAGATGATGGACCGGATGATGGACCAGTTCTCCGGTATGGGCGACGGCGACATGCAGCGGATGATGAAACAGATGGGCGGCGGTGGTGGCGGTGGCGGCGGTCTCGGTGGGATGGGTCCCTTCGGCGACTGAACGCCGAGTGTTTGGGCTGATTTTGTTGGGCCTTGACGGATTTCTTCTCGTGAACAGCCGGAAAGCCCCGGGCGTGTCGCTTGTTTGCTCTAGCTATGTCGGTAAGGTCAGCTTGAAAGCCTCGGGCGTGTCGCGGTCTCCCCGTGACATATCGGTCGCTCACTGCGTTCGCTCCCGATAGTGGTCACGGCACCGACCGAACACGCGCGACACGCCCGTCCCTTTCTGTCCCACTCACCGCGACCGCACCGTCCACACGCCTCCCCAACCGACTCGCTCGCGGTGCTCACTCGTCCACTGTCAGAGCACGCTCTGACAAGCCGTCGCCCTCGCGACGACCTCGCACTGACTCGCGCGCCAGTGCGCGCTCGGACCACGCCACCGCGTTGCTTGATTGAGCACCCGAGGCGGTGGCCTGACGCACCGCTCGCCGTGCGAGCGTGTGCGTCGTGGGGAAAGGTTGGGCGCGCGGTCGCGGTGCTGTTTCCCCGAAGCCAAGCAACGAGAGTGGTCGCGGTGCTGTCGTCGTCGGAGCAATCACAGACCTCTCGAAACCCAAACCAATTAGCGCGGAGCGAGCGAACACGAACCGTGAACACCGTCGCGGTCCGCGACCACCTCCTCGGCGAGCGCCGCGAGTGGGTCCAGACGGCCATCGACTGTGCCGACGCCGTCGCGAGCGGCTGGGATGGCGGGACGGCGACCGACAGCGAGCGCGTCGTGTCGCCGTACCGGGCGACTCTCGACCGGGCGGGCGTGCTCGCCGACGCGCCGGCAGTCTTGCGCGAGTGTGTCGAAGCCGCGGGCGGACGGCTCTCCGTCGACCCCGTCGCGGCCCCGCCGTACGTCGTCGTGACGAGCGAGGGGCTGCTGCTCCGGGCGACCCTCGACGACCGACTGCTCGTCCGGATTCGAGTGTTCGGGCTCGCGGAGGGGGCCTACGAGCGGGTGAACGAGACCCCGGCCGAGGCCGTGACCGTCGACCTCGCTTAAAAGAGGGTCAGCTTCTCGCGGTCGTACAAGTCGAGTTCGCTCACCATCGACGGCGACTGGGTGGCGACGAACCGGACGGCCTCGGCGACCTCCGTCGGCTCGACCGCCTCGCCCGGCTCGAACTGCTCTTCGAACGGTGCGGCGTCGAAGGCGTCGTCGCCGGTTTCGACGGCGAACTCCGTCCGAACGGCGGCGGGGTTGATGACCGTCACCGCCATGTCGCCGCCGACCTGCGCGGAGACGGACTTCGCGAAGCCGCGCGTCCACCACTTCGTCGCCGCGTACACCGGGTTGAACGGCCGTGGATACTGGCCGGCGAAGCTCCCGATGAAAACGAGCGTGCCGTCTGCCTCCCGGAGGTGGGGGAGTGCCGCGCGGGTCGCGAAGAACATCCCGTCGCAGTTGACGCGCATCATCGTGTGGTAGTCCTCGCTCGCCATCGACGCCACGTCGCTGCCCGCCGCGAGGCCGGCGTTGTTGACGAGGATGTCGAGCGAGTCGAACTGCTCGACCGTCGTTTCGATGAGCGTCTCCACCTGCGCTTCGTCGGTTACGTCCGTCGGGACCACGGCGGCAGTCACGTCGTGCCCCGACTCGATGTCGTTCGCGAGCGCGTCGAGTCGGTCCTCACGGCGCGCGGCGAGGACGACGTTCGCGCCCGCATCAGCGAGTTCGCGTGCGGTTTCGGCACCGATTCCCGAACTCGCGCCCGTCACCACTGCCGTCTTCCCGTCTATCGATTGGCCAATCTCCATGGCCGTGGCTCACGGCGGAGCTACCTCGCTCTTTCGGCTACAGCGAGTCGATGTCGGCGAGCAGTTCTGCGGCGTGGTCCTCGGGGTCGACCCCCTCGTACGCGAGGACGACTTCGCCGTCGCGGACGACGTACGTGTTCCGGAACACGCCGTCGACGGTGTTGCCGAAGACGTTCTTCTCGCCGTACGAATCGTACGCGCTCGCGACCGCGCCGTCGGGGTCCGAGAGCAACTCGACCGTCAGCGAGTACTCATCGCGGAAGGCTGCGAGGTCCTCGACAGGGTCGTCGCTGATGCCGAACACGTCGATACCGCGTGATTCGTACTCGCTCCACGCGTCGCGAAACGAGCAGGCCTCGGTCGTACAGCCGGGCGTGTCCGCCCGCGGATAGAAGTAGACGACCGCCGTCCCTTCCTCGGGAAGCGCGACCGACTCGCCCGCGTGGTTGTCGAGTTCGAACGCTGGTGCGTCGTCGCCGGGTTCGAGCATACCGGAGTGTCGAGTGACGGCCCGAAGAACACTCCGGGTTCGGATACACTTTTGCCGGCGACACGACACGGGAGAGATATGAAGCGGTCCACCGCGGTCGCTGTCGCGCTCGCCATCCTGCTCGCGGCGGTGGGGACCGCCGCGCTCGTCACCTACACCGCCGACGATTACCTCGACGGCCGGGAGCTGTCCGTCGAGCTGAACGCCACCGAGACGGGAGAGCTGGTGACGATCGGCCACGAGTCCGGCGATACGCTCGATGAACGCAACACCGGGGCGCTCCGCGTCACCGTCACGAACACGACCGGCGACACCAACACCGTGGTCACCAGCCGCCGTATCGAGCCGACCGACCCGACGTTCCCCTTCGCCGCGAGCAACACGACCAGCATCTACGCGCCCGACGCGGAGTCGGGGATGCGCGTGTCGGTCGTCTGGGTCGCCCCGACCGACAGCGGCGGCGAGCGAACGTTCCTCGACACGACACTTTGAGCTTCCAGCGGTAGCAACACCTTTGCGCCCGGCTTCGGTTGTACGCGTATGCGACACGACGAGCAAACAGTGTTCATCACGGGTGCGGGACAGGGTATCGGCGAAGCCGCGGCGAAACGGTTCGCCAACGAGGGGGCCTTCGTCGTCGTCACGGACGTGAACGACGAGACCGGTGAGGCGACCGCCGCCGACATCAACGACGAGACGCCCGGCGAGGCCACCTTCACGAGCCTCGACGTGACGAACCGCGAGGGGTTCGAGGCCGCCATCGACACGACCGCAGAGGAGTACGGTCTCGACGTGGTCGTCAACAACGCCGGCGTCGGCCACCCGCCCTCGAACGTCGAGGACACGGACCAGTCCACCTTCGACTTCGTCTTCGACGTGAACGTCCGCGGCGTCTGGAACGGCTGTCACGCCGCGCTCCCCCACCTGAAGGAGCAGGGCTCTGGTAACATCGTCAACATCGGCTCGCTCGCCTCCTACTACGGGCTGCCCAAACAGAGCGTCTACTCGCTCACGAAGGGCGCGGTGTTGAACTTCACGCGCGCCGTCGCCGCCGAAGCCGGTCGCTCCGGCGTCCGGTGTAACGCCGTCTGTCCCGCCTTCACGAACACCGAGTTGGGCAACCACTTCTTCGAGACGCGCGACGACCCCGAGAAGGCGAAGAAGATGATGCTCCAGCGCTACCCGCTCGGGCGACTCGGCGAGCCAGAAGAAATCGCCGACGCCATCTCCTTCCTCGCCAGCGACGAAGCCTCCTACATCACCGGCGAGGGCCTGCGCGTCGACGGCGGCTTCTCCACGTCGTAACCAGTCGCACATCCACAGTTTCATACCCTCCACCCCGTCAGCACAGGTATGACTGCGGAGGGAATCGTCGGCGAGTATCTCGACTTGCGCCGCGAGGCCGACGCCGACGTGCTGGCGATGCAGATGGGCGACTTCTACGAGTTCTTCGGCGAGGACGCCGAGTTCGTCGGCGAGGAACTCGACCTGAAGGTGTCTGAACGCTCCTCGGGCGGGGAGTCGTACGCGATGGCCGGCGTCCCGGTCGACGACCTGACGCCGTATCTGACGGCGCTCGTCGAGCGCGGCTACCGGGTCGCCGTCGCCGACCAACACGAAGTCGAGGGCGGCCACGAGCGCCGCATCGACCGCGTCGTCACGCCCGGCACGCTCGTCGACCCGACCGACGACGACGCACAGTATCTCGCGACGGTCGTGCGCGGCGACGACGGGCTCGGTCTCGCCTTCCTCGATATCACGACCGGGCGCTTCCACGTCACCGCCACGGAGGGAGACGACAGCGAGGCGCGCGCGCTGACGGAGCTGTACCGGTTCGCGCCGACGGAGATTCTCCCCGGTCCCGACCTCCGGGGTGACGACGAGTTCCTCGACCAGATTCGGGAGCGACTGGACGCGACGCTCACGCTGCACGCGACCGACGACTTCGCGCCCGGCCGTGCGACCCATCGACTGCGCGAGCAGTTCGGCGACGCCGCCGACGCCGTCGGTCTCGACAGCGAGGCGGCGAGACAGGCGGCCGGCGCGGCCCTCGCGTACGTCGACGACACCGGGACCGGCGTGCTGGCGTCGGTCACGCGACTCCGCACCTACACGCCCGACGACCACGTCACCCTCGACGCGACGACCCAGCGCAACCTCGAACTCACGGAGCCGATGACCGACCGCGGGGTCTCGCTGTTCGACACGCTTGACCACACCGAGACGAGCGCTGGCGGTCGGCTGCTGAAGGAGTGGCTCGGCCGGCCGATTCGCCGGCGCGGCGAACTCGACGCCCGCCAGCAGGCCATCGACGCGCTCGCCTCGGACGCGATGGGCCGCGAGCGTCTCCGCGACGCGCTCGCCGACGCGTACGACCTCGAACGGCTGGCCTCCCGTGCCGTCTCGGGGAGTCTCGACGCCCCGGCCATGCTTCGGGTGCGCGACACCCTCGCGCTCCTGCCGGACCTCGTTGACGCGGTGGAGTCGAGTCCGCGGCTCGCCGATTCGGCCGTCGCCGACGTGCTCGATTCGCTCGACCGGGAGGCGGCCCAACGGCTTCACGACGACCTCGCGGAGGCGATCGCCGACGACCCGCCGTCGACGCTCACGGAAGGCGGGCTGATTCGCCCCGAGTACGACGAGGAACTGGCCGCGCTCGTAGAGCGCCACGAGGAGGCCCTCGACTGGCTTGACTCGCTGGCCGCGCGCGAGCGCGAGGAACACGGACTCTCCCACGTCAGCGTCGACCGCAACAAGACCGACGGCTACTACATCCAGGTGGGGAAATCGAGCGCCGACGGCGTGCCCGACCACTACGAGCCGGTGAAGACGCTGAAGAACTCACAGCGGTTTACGACGCCCGAACTCCGGGAAACTGAACGCGACGTGGTGCAGTTGGAAGAACAGCGGGGCGAACTGGAGTACGAACTGTTCCAGGAACTCCGCGAGCAGGTCGCGGCGGCCGCGCCGCTGTGTCAGACCGTCGGCGAGACGCTGGCCGAACTCGACGTGTACGCCGCGCTCGCGACCCACGCCGTCCGCAACGACTGGACCCGCCCCGAACTCACCGACGAGGACGTACTGGCCGTCGAGGCCGGCCGCCACCCCGTCGTCGAGCAGTCCGTCGAGTTCGTCCCCAATGACCTCCACTTCGACCGCGACCGCCGATTCCTCCTCGTCACCGGGCCGAACATGAGCGGCAAGTCGACGTACATGCGACAGGCCGCCCTCGTCACCCTGCTCGCGCAGATTGGCTCGTT
This portion of the Halosegnis longus genome encodes:
- a CDS encoding glutathione S-transferase family protein — its product is MVNMYVDGEWKTDTYEFSNDDGEFDRSETTFRNELGTEQFPAESGRYHLYISRACPWAHGAAMVRSLMGLEDDISMDIVDPYRDDRGWQFTPQKDDCTADSISGHDYLGETYVAADPNYTGRVTVPVLWDREAETIVNNESIEVMRQFATAFEGNGTELYPEHLREEIDEVVDDIYDPINNGVYRAGFAGTQEAYENAVADLFDALDAYDERLADQRYLVGDQLTLADLRLFATLVRFDNVYHTHFKCNVRLIREYDNLWPYVRDIYQTPGIEQTMNMDHIKEHYYTTHTDINPTQFIGVGPDLDFHADHDRARLQSE
- a CDS encoding 50S ribosomal protein L16 — encoded protein: MSDKPASMYRDIDKPSYTRREYITGIPGSKIAQYKMGRTDKDEDEYEVQISLVVEEDVQIRHGSLEASRLSANRRMLKILGEEGDYKMILRKFPHQVLRENKQATGAGADRVSDGMRQAFGKIVGTAARIQKGDQLFTAWCHPEDADTLKDAFRRAYNKVTPPCRIKVERGQELLVS
- the thpR gene encoding RNA 2',3'-cyclic phosphodiesterase, producing MRTFVSVPLGGLSDAVADAQTPLDMSGVDPIDPTQAHVTLKFLGETDDPDAVVEAIERAVAASEVQPFDCTVAGYGVFPSLEYISVIWAGITEGSEQLTTLHEHVERETTALGFDAAEHNFTPHATLARMRDARSKSVIQEVVAERDPNVGTVRVDGVELTQSMPTDGGPEYETVAEVPL
- a CDS encoding ZIP family metal transporter, yielding MVAWQAFGLVFVAGLVTAVATGLGALPFFLVREVSRRLNVALWGVASGIMLTASALGLVPEGLTHGGCVAVVAGLLAGVVLVVLAHRLLDDHEFDPGEYEAADVRQLALILGVLTVHSFPEGIAIGVSFAALNLDAGVVPPLAVAMTVAISVHNIPEGVAISIPLREMEVSPWRMVGWSVFSSLPQPLGAVLAFAFVRVAAPLLPVGFGFAAGAMAALVVVEFVPEALETGKPLARNGYDAFAGGTALGAAGMWLLLVAV
- a CDS encoding 50S ribosomal protein L39e — its product is MGKKSKAQKKRLGKLERQNSRVPAWVIMKTDQDTVRNPKRRNWRRNDTDE
- a CDS encoding 50S ribosomal protein L31e, producing the protein MSASDFEERVVTVPLRDAKAEAKTARADKAMSIVREHLAKNFAVDEADVRLDPSINEKIWERGRAKPPSKLRVRAARFDEDGETVVEAETA
- a CDS encoding translation initiation factor IF-6, producing MLRAALSGSSAVGVFARATDDVLLVRPDTAESQREQLGEELDVPVCPTTVAGSGTVGSLATGNENGLLVSSNVTENELDRIGAVTELPVHEMPGNINAVGNVVLCNDAGAYVHPDLTREAVSAVKTALDVPVERGTVADINTVSMAAVATNDGVLCHPKTSDETLDFLADHLDVPADIGTINYGGALVGSGLVANEAGFVCGESTTGPELGRIESALGYL
- the rpl18a gene encoding 50S ribosomal protein L18Ae, whose product is MSEYTVSGRFVARDGWQAFETAIEAENESVAKERTYANLGSQHGLNRTQIEIDGVDA
- the pfdA gene encoding prefoldin subunit alpha, encoding MSLGGGGGGGQMQEIQQQIEAMNAEVESIEGEIQDLRDEQSEIDEATEAIDTLEDDDTVQVPLGGDAYVRASIEDMDEIIVSLGGGYAAEHEQDDAIDTLERKRDSIDDRIEELQEEVSEVEAQIQDLEQQAQQMQQQQMQQMQQQMGGLGGEEGGDEE
- the ftsY gene encoding signal recognition particle-docking protein FtsY; protein product: MFDSLKEKLGNFKDDVEEEADEPEPDAEPEDAAVESDGDAADAPAADASEEPDDAGDPDVNPKGDSLTERAKLFASGQAKITEAELEEPLEQLEFALLEGDVEMSVARDIVEQLREELVGTARAQVKTGEIVVEEAIGNALLDVIDVGGMDFDEEIAAREKPVTIIFTGVNGVGKTTTIAKLGKYLDDRGYDVVLANGDTYRAGANEQLQEHADNLGLKLISHEQGGDPAAVIYDAVEYAEANEVDVVLGDTAGRLHTADDLMAQLEKIDRVVGPDMTIFADEAVAGQDATHRAKQFNDAAEIDGVVLTKADADSQGGAAISIAEVTGKPILFLGTGQGYDDLEKFDPEVIVERLTE